A stretch of Cicer arietinum cultivar CDC Frontier isolate Library 1 chromosome 5, Cicar.CDCFrontier_v2.0, whole genome shotgun sequence DNA encodes these proteins:
- the LOC101506318 gene encoding 21 kDa protein-like, whose amino-acid sequence MAKGTTFTTLLFFLLIITFLSIAISTPTNFIKSSCSTTQYPTLCVESLSTYASTIQQDPHQLVQTAISISLNKTQSTKDFVTRCKNIKGLKAREYAALHDCSEEISDSVDRLIRSLKELKICKIKGEDFNWHISNVETWVSSALTDETTCGDGFGGKALNGRIKASIRSRMINVAQVTSNALALVNHYASNH is encoded by the coding sequence ATGGCTAAAGGTACTACTTTTACTACCCTTCTTTTCTTTCTCCTAATAATAACTTTCCTTTCAATTGCAATTTCAACaccaacaaatttcatcaaatcatCATGTAGCACAACACAATACCCAACACTTTGTGTTGAATCACTTTCTACCTATGCATCAACAATTCAACAAGACCCTCATCAATTAGTCCAAACAGCTATATCAATAAGCCTCAACAAAACCCAATCCACTAAAGATTTTGTTACAAGGTGCAAAAATATCAAGGGTCTTAAAGCAAGAGAATATGCTGCCTTACATGATTGTAGTGAAGAAATTAGTGATAGTGTTGATAGGCTTATCCGTTCATTAAAAGAGCTTAAAATTTGCAAGATCAAAGGTGAGGATTTCAATTGGCATATAAGTAATGTTGAGACATGGGTTAGCTCAGCTTTGACTGATGAAACAACTTGTGGTGATGGGTTTGGTGGAAAAGCACTTAATGGGAGAATTAAAGCTTCCATTAGATCTAGAATGATTAATGTTGCTCAAGTTACAAGTAATGCTCTTGCACTTGTCAATCACTATGCTAGTAATCACTAG
- the LOC101505550 gene encoding calmodulin-binding transcription activator 5-like isoform X1, with translation MAASNSVPYSFSESVTLQTMDSQRNRNEQRNHPVASGGVDSLDTLFNGRLQSQDSFGMWVNQIMSDSPCSVNELALKSPVSSINEPYSPLVLDNQQLSLSEQVFNLIDVSSACVSSTEKSQVLVTGFFHEDYMHISKTNLMCVCGDASVPAEIVHDGVYRCWIPPHSKGQSVIHLCAILGYTWAVTLFSWSGLSLDFRDKFGWTALHWAAYYGREKMVATLLSAGAKPNLVTDPTHQNPVGCTAADLAYNRGYHGLSAYLSEKSLVEQFNDMSLAGNISGSLETNTDDPVNSENFSQEQIYMKDQHNDVEEEFFRTGRKQAEERVERSVIRVQAMFRSKKAQEDYRKQAGTSFILYWRCKWKGDACSCCQCSRNFSLKQGRKVKRRGLKSVLLKQVLKLTRKL, from the exons ATGGCAGCTAGCAATAGTGTCCCATACAGTTTTTCAGAAAGTGTTACTCTTCAGACAATGGACAGTCAACGAAATCGAAATGAGCAGAGGAATCACCCTGTCGCTTCAGGTGGTGTTGATTCATTGGACACTTTGTTCAATGGCAGATTGCAAAGTCAGGACAGCTTTGGAATGTGGGTGAACCAAATCATGTCTGATTCCCCTTGTTCAGTCAATGAGTTGGCTCTTAAATCCCCAGTTTCATCTATTAATGAACCGTATTCACCTTTAGTCTTGGATAATCAGCAACTCTCTCTTTCAGAACAAGTGTTTAATCTCATCGATGTCTCCTCTGCGTGTGTTTCTTCCACAGAGAAATCACAG GTCCTGGTGACTGGATTCTTTCATGAAGACTACATGCACATCTCTAAAACCAATCTAATGTGTGTCTGTGGTGATGCAAGTGTTCCTGCAGAAATTGTTCATGATGGAGTCTACCGATGCTGGATACCACCGCATTCGAAAGGCCAAAGTGTCATCCATTTGTGTGCAATTTTAGGATATACATGGGCTGTTACTTTATTTTCATGGTCAGGCTTGTCGCTTGATTTTCGGGATAAATTTGGATGGACTGCACTTCATTGGGCAGCATATTACGGCAG GGAGAAAATGGTTGCAACTTTATTGTCAGCTGGGGCAAAGCCTAACTTGGTCACAGATCCAACTCACCAAAATCCTGTTGGATGTACTGCTGCTGATCTTGCTTATAATAGGGGTTATCATGGCTTATCAGCTTATCTTTCGGAAAAGTCTCTAGTTGAGCAGTTCAATGACATGAGCTTAGCTGGAAATATCAGTGGCTCACTGGAAACTAATACGGATGATCCAGTAAATTCTGAGAACTTTTCCCAGGAGCAGATCTACATGAAAGATCAGCACAATGATGTAGAGGAGGAATTCTTTCGAACTGGTAGGAAACAAGCTGAAGAACGTGTTGAGAGAAGTGTAATACGAGTGCAGGCTATGTTCCGTTCGAAGAAAGCTCAAGAAGATTATAGGAAACAAGCTG GTACCTCATTTATACTATATTGGCGATGCAAATGGAAAGGTGATGCTTGCTCATGCTGCCAGTGCTCAAGGAATTTCAG
- the LOC101505550 gene encoding calmodulin-binding transcription activator 5-like isoform X4: MAASNSVPYSFSESVTLQTMDSQRNRNEQRNHPVASGGVDSLDTLFNGRLQSQDSFGMWVNQIMSDSPCSVNELALKSPVSSINEPYSPLVLDNQQLSLSEQVFNLIDVSSACVSSTEKSQVLVTGFFHEDYMHISKTNLMCVCGDASVPAEIVHDGVYRCWIPPHSKGQSVIHLCAILGYTWAVTLFSWSGLSLDFRDKFGWTALHWAAYYGRQC; encoded by the exons ATGGCAGCTAGCAATAGTGTCCCATACAGTTTTTCAGAAAGTGTTACTCTTCAGACAATGGACAGTCAACGAAATCGAAATGAGCAGAGGAATCACCCTGTCGCTTCAGGTGGTGTTGATTCATTGGACACTTTGTTCAATGGCAGATTGCAAAGTCAGGACAGCTTTGGAATGTGGGTGAACCAAATCATGTCTGATTCCCCTTGTTCAGTCAATGAGTTGGCTCTTAAATCCCCAGTTTCATCTATTAATGAACCGTATTCACCTTTAGTCTTGGATAATCAGCAACTCTCTCTTTCAGAACAAGTGTTTAATCTCATCGATGTCTCCTCTGCGTGTGTTTCTTCCACAGAGAAATCACAG GTCCTGGTGACTGGATTCTTTCATGAAGACTACATGCACATCTCTAAAACCAATCTAATGTGTGTCTGTGGTGATGCAAGTGTTCCTGCAGAAATTGTTCATGATGGAGTCTACCGATGCTGGATACCACCGCATTCGAAAGGCCAAAGTGTCATCCATTTGTGTGCAATTTTAGGATATACATGGGCTGTTACTTTATTTTCATGGTCAGGCTTGTCGCTTGATTTTCGGGATAAATTTGGATGGACTGCACTTCATTGGGCAGCATATTACGGCAG ACAATGTTAG
- the LOC101505550 gene encoding calmodulin-binding transcription activator 5-like isoform X3: MAASNSVPYSFSESVTLQTMDSQRNRNEQRNHPVASGGVDSLDTLFNGRLQSQDSFGMWVNQIMSDSPCSVNELALKSPVSSINEPYSPLVLDNQQLSLSEQVFNLIDVSSACVSSTEKSQVLVTGFFHEDYMHISKTNLMCVCGDASVPAEIVHDGVYRCWIPPHSKGQSVIHLCAILGYTWAVTLFSWSGLSLDFRDKFGWTALHWAAYYGSIQF, from the exons ATGGCAGCTAGCAATAGTGTCCCATACAGTTTTTCAGAAAGTGTTACTCTTCAGACAATGGACAGTCAACGAAATCGAAATGAGCAGAGGAATCACCCTGTCGCTTCAGGTGGTGTTGATTCATTGGACACTTTGTTCAATGGCAGATTGCAAAGTCAGGACAGCTTTGGAATGTGGGTGAACCAAATCATGTCTGATTCCCCTTGTTCAGTCAATGAGTTGGCTCTTAAATCCCCAGTTTCATCTATTAATGAACCGTATTCACCTTTAGTCTTGGATAATCAGCAACTCTCTCTTTCAGAACAAGTGTTTAATCTCATCGATGTCTCCTCTGCGTGTGTTTCTTCCACAGAGAAATCACAG GTCCTGGTGACTGGATTCTTTCATGAAGACTACATGCACATCTCTAAAACCAATCTAATGTGTGTCTGTGGTGATGCAAGTGTTCCTGCAGAAATTGTTCATGATGGAGTCTACCGATGCTGGATACCACCGCATTCGAAAGGCCAAAGTGTCATCCATTTGTGTGCAATTTTAGGATATACATGGGCTGTTACTTTATTTTCATGGTCAGGCTTGTCGCTTGATTTTCGGGATAAATTTGGATGGACTGCACTTCATTGGGCAGCATATTACGGCAG TATCCAGTTTTGA